A window of the Carassius carassius chromosome 36, fCarCar2.1, whole genome shotgun sequence genome harbors these coding sequences:
- the LOC132117489 gene encoding RNA-binding protein 27-like isoform X2, producing MIIENVEALKSWLAKLLEPICEADPSALANYVVALVKKDKPEKELRALCADQLDVFLQKETTGFVDKLFECLTTKNYLGNPAAKEESKIPVQKLEEKEETSHVEDDRDNRRRRSPLRNRSDFNESRTRDDRRRDDRKRREPDRHGKSGGESYRDRHERRGGSSRGRSYSRSRSRSRSGSRGKSREREHNQRREHRSKFEQERKDTEPYVPSSGHMGNPHHQQTHPPPLLPLPPPQHQFPSSGSPAVPNAVTVVAPAHLPDSTTESWSTYFTNHTDIKSFNKSSTHKHRCRDYDEKGFCIRGDLCPFDHGNDPLIVDDVTLPSMIPFPPPPGLPRMPMPPMTEPPPRMPMPLRPPHGQPPPPGIYPMPGPPLIPAPGIDTPPHSRTSRTSSPLALPGVGPPPPPPPPPPSSSSSSSASLHPQYTLSEYNYDPEAYNPESPGLTGPGRAQYRHFIPRIQTQRPNLIGLTAGDGQNSRAANIVIQTEPAITSVSCGDVRYSSEQENRKRCLPSTDGPQAKKPWMEKQNFNNQHKPTFPKKNHYVNTKLEVRKIPRELNNITKLNEHFSKFGTIVNIQVVFGGDPEAALIQYTANDEARRAISSTEAVLNNRFIRVYWHRETTSNTQEQGPSQSTNPGQQHPTTHKVINKQHPAGSYVLNNKTFPKQQTAPGSGGTTGVTGGTEPTSPSQEPSVGLTPPSSLAKGPFSRTVLKTASKSLGKTAKVLEAQEVLKKKQEALKLQQDMRKKKQEMLEKQIECQKVLINRLEKNRGMKPEERANIMKTLKELTEKISQLKNEISPTSQATANTTQTKSKTDAQKELLDAELDFHKKLTSGEDTTDLKRRLGQLQVEATRLGLISAGRGKPPAAPSRGRGRGRGRSLRGRGGGNHMVVDHRPRALTIIGFKQEEKEELMPHFMKFGEIEELRDHDATSVVMTFKTRSEAENAANQGAKFKGRILQISWYRPKTPSVSTEPEEEESKKEVSATGIHVMTEPVSPFLLPEEEEEDDDEDDEYESRSWRR from the exons ATGATTATAGAAAATGTGGAAGCTCTGAAATCCTGGTTGGCGAAACTTCTTGAACCCAT ATGTGAAGCTGACCCATCTGCACTGGCAAACTACGTTGTGGCGTTAGTGAAGAAGGACAAACCAGAGAAAGAGCTCAGAGCATTGTGTGCGGATCAGCTGGACGTCTTCCTTCAGAAAG AGACTACAGGGTTTGTCGATAAACTCTTTGAATGTCTAACCACCAAAAATTATTTGGGAAATCCAGCTGCTAAAGAAGAGAGTAAAATCCCAGTGCAGAAGCTTGAGGAGAAGGAAGAG aCTAGTCATGTTGAAGACGATAGGgataacagaagaagaagaagcccaTTAAGGAATCGTTCTGACTTCAATGAATCAAG GACTAGAGATGACCGCAGGAGAGATGACCGTAAGCGGCGGGAACCGGACCGTCATGGAAAGAGTGGAGGAGAATCATATCGAGACCGACATGAGCGGCGAGGAGGAAGCTCACGGGGGAGGAGCTACAGTCGAAGCAGGAGTCGTAGCCGCAGTGGCAGCCGTGGAAAGAGCCGAGAAAGAGAGCACAATCAGAGGAGAG AGCACAGATCCAAATTTGAGCAGGAGCGGAAGGACACAGAGCCTTACGTCCCATCCTCTGGCCACATGGGTAACCCACACCACCAGCAGACCCATCCGCCCCCCCTGCTCCCTCTGCCCCCTCCTCAGCACCAGTTCCCCTCCTCAGGGAGCCCCGCCGTCCCCAACGCCGTAACCGTGGTAGCACCGGCTCACCTGCCCGACAGCACTACAGAGAGCTGGTCCACATACTTCACCAACCACACAGACATCAAGAGCTTCAACAAGAGCAGCACGCACAAACATCGCTGCAGAGACTACGACG AGAAAGGATTTTGCATACGAGGCGATCTCTGTCCTTTTGACCACGGTAATGACCCTCTGATCGTGGATGACGTCACACTTCCTAGCATGATCCCGTTTCCACCCCCACCAGGCCTGCCCCGGATGCCTATGCCGCCAATGACCGAGCCTCCTCCTCGCATGCCCATGCCGCTGCGCCCTCCCCACGGACAGCCTCCGCCTCCGGGCATCTACCCCATGCCAG GGCCTCCTCTAATCCCAGCTCCTGGGATAGATACTCCACCCCACTCCAGAACCAGCAGAACCTCTTCCCCTTTGGCCCTGCCTGGAGTGGGACCccctcctcctccaccaccacctcctccttcctcttcttcctcctcttctgcctctctccaccctcagtacACTCTCTCTGAAT ACAACTATGACCCTGAGGCCTATAACCCAGAGTCTCCGGGACTGACCGGGCCAGGCAGAGCTCAATACCGCCATTTCATCCCACGCATCCAGACGCAGAGACCCAATCTCATCGGCCTCACCGCTGGTGACGGGCAAAACTCCCGAG CGGCTAACATAGTAATCCAGACAGAGCCAGCCATCACAAGTGTGTCGTGTGGCGATGTGAGGTACAGCTCTGAGCAGGAGAACAGGAAGAGATGCCTACCATCTACAGACGGACCacaggccaaaaaaccctggatgGAAAA ACAAAATTTCAATAACCAGCATAAACCCACCTTCCCAAAAAAGAACCATTATGTAAACACCAAACTAGAGGTTCGCAAAATCCCCCGGGAGCTCAACAACATCACCAAACTCAATGAGCACTTCAGCAAGTTTGGAACGATAGTCAACATCCAG GTGGTGTTTGGGGGCGACCCTGAGGCGGCATTGATCCAGTATACAGCTAATGATGAGGCTCGGAGGGCCATCTCCAGCACCGAAGCCGTTCTGAATAACCGCTTCATCAGAGTGTACTGGCATCGAGAGACCACATCGAACACACAGGAACAGGGACCCAGTCAGAGCACAAACCCTGGACAACAACATCCCACAACACACAAG GTCATTAATAAGCAGCACCCAGCAGGATCGTACGTGCTGAACAATAAAACCTTCCCTAAACAGCAGACGGCCCCAGGATCCGGGGGCACAACGGGCGTCACGGGCGGCACTGAACCTACCAGCCCCAGCCAGGAACCTTCAGTG GGTTTGACACCACCTTCAAGCTTAGCGAAGGGTCCGTTCTCACGCACTGTGTTGAAAACCGCATCAAAATCATTGGGAAAAACGGCCAAAGTACTGGAAGCTCAGGAGGTTTTGAAAAAGAAGCAG GAGGCGCTGAAACTGCAGCAAGACATGAGGAAGAAGAAACAAGAAATGCTTGAAAAACAGATCGAATGTCAGAAG GTGCTGATAAACCGCCTGGAAAAGAACAGAGGGATGAAGCCAGAGGAGAGAGCCAACATCATGAAGACACTCAAAGAACTGACAGAGAAGATCTCTCAGCTGAAGAATGAGATCAGCCCCACCTCACAAGCTACTGCCAACACCACACAAACAAAGTCAAAAACAGAT GCACAGAAAGAGTTGCTTGACGCAGAGTTGGACTTCCATAAGAAGCTGACATCAGGAGAAGACACCACAGATCTGAAGAGGAGGTTGGGTCAGTTGCAGGTGGAG GCAACAAGGTTGGGATTGATCTCGGCTGGGCGTGGCAAGCCACCAGCAGCACCAAGTCGAGGCCGAGGGAGGGGCCGAGGGCGGAGCCTGAGGGGGCGTGGAGGAGGCAATCACATGGTTGTAGACCACCGGCCTCGAGCCCTCACAATCATTGGCTTCAAACAGGAAGAGAAGGAGGAGCTCATGCCACATTTCATG AAATTTGGCGAGATTGAGGAGCTTCGTGACCATGATGCTACCAGTGTCGTGATGACCTTCAAAACCCGAAGTGAAGCAGAAAAC GCTGCAAACCAAGGGGCTAAGTTCAAAGGTCGAATTTTACAGATCTCATGGTACAGacccaaaactccatctgtgtcCACTGAACCAGAAGAGGAAGAGTCAAAGAAAGAGGTCAGCGCTACAGGAATTCATGTAATGACG GAGCCAGTCAGCCCCTTTCTGCTtccagaggaagaggaagaagatgaCGATGAAGATGATGAATATGAAAGCCGCTCATGGAGGCGATGA
- the LOC132117489 gene encoding RNA-binding protein 27-like isoform X5, with protein sequence MIIENVEALKSWLAKLLEPICEADPSALANYVVALVKKDKPEKELRALCADQLDVFLQKETTGFVDKLFECLTTKNYLGNPAAKEESKIPVQKLEEKEETSHVEDDRDNRRRRSPLRNRSDFNESRTRDDRRRDDRKRREPDRHGKSGGESYRDRHERRGGSSRGRSYSRSRSRSRSGSRGKSREREHNQRREHRSKFEQERKDTEPYVPSSGHMGNPHHQQTHPPPLLPLPPPQHQFPSSGSPAVPNAVTVVAPAHLPDSTTESWSTYFTNHTDIKSFNKSSTHKHRCRDYDEKGFCIRGDLCPFDHGNDPLIVDDVTLPSMIPFPPPPGLPRMPMPPMTEPPPRMPMPLRPPHGQPPPPGIYPMPGPPLIPAPGIDTPPHSRTSRTSSPLALPGVGPPPPPPPPPPSSSSSSSASLHPQYTLSEYNYDPEAYNPESPGLTGPGRAQYRHFIPRIQTQRPNLIGLTAGDGQNSRAANIVIQTEPAITSVSCGDVRYSSEQENRKRCLPSTDGPQAKKPWMEKQNFNNQHKPTFPKKNHYVNTKLEVRKIPRELNNITKLNEHFSKFGTIVNIQVVFGGDPEAALIQYTANDEARRAISSTEAVLNNRFIRVYWHRETTSNTQEQGPSQSTNPGQQHPTTHKVINKQHPAGSYVLNNKTFPKQQTAPGSGGTTGVTGGTEPTSPSQEPSVGLTPPSSLAKGPFSRTVLKTASKSLGKTAKVLEAQEVLKKKQEALKLQQDMRKKKQEMLEKQIECQKVLINRLEKNRGMKPEERANIMKTLKELTEKISQLKNEISPTSQATANTTQTKSKTDAQKELLDAELDFHKKLTSGEDTTDLKRRLGQLQVEATRLGLISAGRGKPPAAPSRGRGRGRGRSLRGRGGGNHMVVDHRPRALTIIGFKQEEKEELMPHFMKFGEIEELRDHDATSVVMTFKTRSEAENAANQGAKFKGRILQISWYRPKTPSVSTEPEEEESKKEEPVSPFLLPEEEEEDDDEDDEYESRSWRR encoded by the exons ATGATTATAGAAAATGTGGAAGCTCTGAAATCCTGGTTGGCGAAACTTCTTGAACCCAT ATGTGAAGCTGACCCATCTGCACTGGCAAACTACGTTGTGGCGTTAGTGAAGAAGGACAAACCAGAGAAAGAGCTCAGAGCATTGTGTGCGGATCAGCTGGACGTCTTCCTTCAGAAAG AGACTACAGGGTTTGTCGATAAACTCTTTGAATGTCTAACCACCAAAAATTATTTGGGAAATCCAGCTGCTAAAGAAGAGAGTAAAATCCCAGTGCAGAAGCTTGAGGAGAAGGAAGAG aCTAGTCATGTTGAAGACGATAGGgataacagaagaagaagaagcccaTTAAGGAATCGTTCTGACTTCAATGAATCAAG GACTAGAGATGACCGCAGGAGAGATGACCGTAAGCGGCGGGAACCGGACCGTCATGGAAAGAGTGGAGGAGAATCATATCGAGACCGACATGAGCGGCGAGGAGGAAGCTCACGGGGGAGGAGCTACAGTCGAAGCAGGAGTCGTAGCCGCAGTGGCAGCCGTGGAAAGAGCCGAGAAAGAGAGCACAATCAGAGGAGAG AGCACAGATCCAAATTTGAGCAGGAGCGGAAGGACACAGAGCCTTACGTCCCATCCTCTGGCCACATGGGTAACCCACACCACCAGCAGACCCATCCGCCCCCCCTGCTCCCTCTGCCCCCTCCTCAGCACCAGTTCCCCTCCTCAGGGAGCCCCGCCGTCCCCAACGCCGTAACCGTGGTAGCACCGGCTCACCTGCCCGACAGCACTACAGAGAGCTGGTCCACATACTTCACCAACCACACAGACATCAAGAGCTTCAACAAGAGCAGCACGCACAAACATCGCTGCAGAGACTACGACG AGAAAGGATTTTGCATACGAGGCGATCTCTGTCCTTTTGACCACGGTAATGACCCTCTGATCGTGGATGACGTCACACTTCCTAGCATGATCCCGTTTCCACCCCCACCAGGCCTGCCCCGGATGCCTATGCCGCCAATGACCGAGCCTCCTCCTCGCATGCCCATGCCGCTGCGCCCTCCCCACGGACAGCCTCCGCCTCCGGGCATCTACCCCATGCCAG GGCCTCCTCTAATCCCAGCTCCTGGGATAGATACTCCACCCCACTCCAGAACCAGCAGAACCTCTTCCCCTTTGGCCCTGCCTGGAGTGGGACCccctcctcctccaccaccacctcctccttcctcttcttcctcctcttctgcctctctccaccctcagtacACTCTCTCTGAAT ACAACTATGACCCTGAGGCCTATAACCCAGAGTCTCCGGGACTGACCGGGCCAGGCAGAGCTCAATACCGCCATTTCATCCCACGCATCCAGACGCAGAGACCCAATCTCATCGGCCTCACCGCTGGTGACGGGCAAAACTCCCGAG CGGCTAACATAGTAATCCAGACAGAGCCAGCCATCACAAGTGTGTCGTGTGGCGATGTGAGGTACAGCTCTGAGCAGGAGAACAGGAAGAGATGCCTACCATCTACAGACGGACCacaggccaaaaaaccctggatgGAAAA ACAAAATTTCAATAACCAGCATAAACCCACCTTCCCAAAAAAGAACCATTATGTAAACACCAAACTAGAGGTTCGCAAAATCCCCCGGGAGCTCAACAACATCACCAAACTCAATGAGCACTTCAGCAAGTTTGGAACGATAGTCAACATCCAG GTGGTGTTTGGGGGCGACCCTGAGGCGGCATTGATCCAGTATACAGCTAATGATGAGGCTCGGAGGGCCATCTCCAGCACCGAAGCCGTTCTGAATAACCGCTTCATCAGAGTGTACTGGCATCGAGAGACCACATCGAACACACAGGAACAGGGACCCAGTCAGAGCACAAACCCTGGACAACAACATCCCACAACACACAAG GTCATTAATAAGCAGCACCCAGCAGGATCGTACGTGCTGAACAATAAAACCTTCCCTAAACAGCAGACGGCCCCAGGATCCGGGGGCACAACGGGCGTCACGGGCGGCACTGAACCTACCAGCCCCAGCCAGGAACCTTCAGTG GGTTTGACACCACCTTCAAGCTTAGCGAAGGGTCCGTTCTCACGCACTGTGTTGAAAACCGCATCAAAATCATTGGGAAAAACGGCCAAAGTACTGGAAGCTCAGGAGGTTTTGAAAAAGAAGCAG GAGGCGCTGAAACTGCAGCAAGACATGAGGAAGAAGAAACAAGAAATGCTTGAAAAACAGATCGAATGTCAGAAG GTGCTGATAAACCGCCTGGAAAAGAACAGAGGGATGAAGCCAGAGGAGAGAGCCAACATCATGAAGACACTCAAAGAACTGACAGAGAAGATCTCTCAGCTGAAGAATGAGATCAGCCCCACCTCACAAGCTACTGCCAACACCACACAAACAAAGTCAAAAACAGAT GCACAGAAAGAGTTGCTTGACGCAGAGTTGGACTTCCATAAGAAGCTGACATCAGGAGAAGACACCACAGATCTGAAGAGGAGGTTGGGTCAGTTGCAGGTGGAG GCAACAAGGTTGGGATTGATCTCGGCTGGGCGTGGCAAGCCACCAGCAGCACCAAGTCGAGGCCGAGGGAGGGGCCGAGGGCGGAGCCTGAGGGGGCGTGGAGGAGGCAATCACATGGTTGTAGACCACCGGCCTCGAGCCCTCACAATCATTGGCTTCAAACAGGAAGAGAAGGAGGAGCTCATGCCACATTTCATG AAATTTGGCGAGATTGAGGAGCTTCGTGACCATGATGCTACCAGTGTCGTGATGACCTTCAAAACCCGAAGTGAAGCAGAAAAC GCTGCAAACCAAGGGGCTAAGTTCAAAGGTCGAATTTTACAGATCTCATGGTACAGacccaaaactccatctgtgtcCACTGAACCAGAAGAGGAAGAGTCAAAGAAAGAG GAGCCAGTCAGCCCCTTTCTGCTtccagaggaagaggaagaagatgaCGATGAAGATGATGAATATGAAAGCCGCTCATGGAGGCGATGA
- the LOC132117489 gene encoding RNA-binding protein 27-like isoform X3, translating to MIIENVEALKSWLAKLLEPICEADPSALANYVVALVKKDKPEKELRALCADQLDVFLQKETTGFVDKLFECLTTKNYLGNPAAKEESKIPVQKLEEKEETSHVEDDRDNRRRRSPLRNRSDFNESRTRDDRRRDDRKRREPDRHGKSGGESYRDRHERRGGSSRGRSYSRSRSRSRSGSRGKSREREHNQRRAEHRSKFEQERKDTEPYVPSSGHMGNPHHQQTHPPPLLPLPPPQHQFPSSGSPAVPNAVTVVAPAHLPDSTTESWSTYFTNHTDIKSFNKSSTHKHRCRDYDEKGFCIRGDLCPFDHGNDPLIVDDVTLPSMIPFPPPPGLPRMPMPPMTEPPPRMPMPLRPPHGQPPPPGIYPMPGPPLIPAPGIDTPPHSRTSRTSSPLALPGVGPPPPPPPPPPSSSSSSSASLHPQYTLSEYNYDPEAYNPESPGLTGPGRAQYRHFIPRIQTQRPNLIGLTAGDGQNSRAANIVIQTEPAITSVSCGDVRYSSEQENRKRCLPSTDGPQAKKPWMEKQNFNNQHKPTFPKKNHYVNTKLEVRKIPRELNNITKLNEHFSKFGTIVNIQVVFGGDPEAALIQYTANDEARRAISSTEAVLNNRFIRVYWHRETTSNTQEQGPSQSTNPGQQHPTTHKVINKQHPAGSYVLNNKTFPKQQTAPGSGGTTGVTGGTEPTSPSQEPSVGLTPPSSLAKGPFSRTVLKTASKSLGKTAKVLEAQEVLKKKQEALKLQQDMRKKKQEMLEKQIECQKVLINRLEKNRGMKPEERANIMKTLKELTEKISQLKNEISPTSQATANTTQTKSKTDAQKELLDAELDFHKKLTSGEDTTDLKRRLGQLQVEATRLGLISAGRGKPPAAPSRGRGRGRGRSLRGRGGGNHMVVDHRPRALTIIGFKQEEKEELMPHFMKFGEIEELRDHDATSVVMTFKTRSEAENAANQGAKFKGRILQISWYRPKTPSVSTEPEEEESKKEEPVSPFLLPEEEEEDDDEDDEYESRSWRR from the exons ATGATTATAGAAAATGTGGAAGCTCTGAAATCCTGGTTGGCGAAACTTCTTGAACCCAT ATGTGAAGCTGACCCATCTGCACTGGCAAACTACGTTGTGGCGTTAGTGAAGAAGGACAAACCAGAGAAAGAGCTCAGAGCATTGTGTGCGGATCAGCTGGACGTCTTCCTTCAGAAAG AGACTACAGGGTTTGTCGATAAACTCTTTGAATGTCTAACCACCAAAAATTATTTGGGAAATCCAGCTGCTAAAGAAGAGAGTAAAATCCCAGTGCAGAAGCTTGAGGAGAAGGAAGAG aCTAGTCATGTTGAAGACGATAGGgataacagaagaagaagaagcccaTTAAGGAATCGTTCTGACTTCAATGAATCAAG GACTAGAGATGACCGCAGGAGAGATGACCGTAAGCGGCGGGAACCGGACCGTCATGGAAAGAGTGGAGGAGAATCATATCGAGACCGACATGAGCGGCGAGGAGGAAGCTCACGGGGGAGGAGCTACAGTCGAAGCAGGAGTCGTAGCCGCAGTGGCAGCCGTGGAAAGAGCCGAGAAAGAGAGCACAATCAGAGGAGAG caGAGCACAGATCCAAATTTGAGCAGGAGCGGAAGGACACAGAGCCTTACGTCCCATCCTCTGGCCACATGGGTAACCCACACCACCAGCAGACCCATCCGCCCCCCCTGCTCCCTCTGCCCCCTCCTCAGCACCAGTTCCCCTCCTCAGGGAGCCCCGCCGTCCCCAACGCCGTAACCGTGGTAGCACCGGCTCACCTGCCCGACAGCACTACAGAGAGCTGGTCCACATACTTCACCAACCACACAGACATCAAGAGCTTCAACAAGAGCAGCACGCACAAACATCGCTGCAGAGACTACGACG AGAAAGGATTTTGCATACGAGGCGATCTCTGTCCTTTTGACCACGGTAATGACCCTCTGATCGTGGATGACGTCACACTTCCTAGCATGATCCCGTTTCCACCCCCACCAGGCCTGCCCCGGATGCCTATGCCGCCAATGACCGAGCCTCCTCCTCGCATGCCCATGCCGCTGCGCCCTCCCCACGGACAGCCTCCGCCTCCGGGCATCTACCCCATGCCAG GGCCTCCTCTAATCCCAGCTCCTGGGATAGATACTCCACCCCACTCCAGAACCAGCAGAACCTCTTCCCCTTTGGCCCTGCCTGGAGTGGGACCccctcctcctccaccaccacctcctccttcctcttcttcctcctcttctgcctctctccaccctcagtacACTCTCTCTGAAT ACAACTATGACCCTGAGGCCTATAACCCAGAGTCTCCGGGACTGACCGGGCCAGGCAGAGCTCAATACCGCCATTTCATCCCACGCATCCAGACGCAGAGACCCAATCTCATCGGCCTCACCGCTGGTGACGGGCAAAACTCCCGAG CGGCTAACATAGTAATCCAGACAGAGCCAGCCATCACAAGTGTGTCGTGTGGCGATGTGAGGTACAGCTCTGAGCAGGAGAACAGGAAGAGATGCCTACCATCTACAGACGGACCacaggccaaaaaaccctggatgGAAAA ACAAAATTTCAATAACCAGCATAAACCCACCTTCCCAAAAAAGAACCATTATGTAAACACCAAACTAGAGGTTCGCAAAATCCCCCGGGAGCTCAACAACATCACCAAACTCAATGAGCACTTCAGCAAGTTTGGAACGATAGTCAACATCCAG GTGGTGTTTGGGGGCGACCCTGAGGCGGCATTGATCCAGTATACAGCTAATGATGAGGCTCGGAGGGCCATCTCCAGCACCGAAGCCGTTCTGAATAACCGCTTCATCAGAGTGTACTGGCATCGAGAGACCACATCGAACACACAGGAACAGGGACCCAGTCAGAGCACAAACCCTGGACAACAACATCCCACAACACACAAG GTCATTAATAAGCAGCACCCAGCAGGATCGTACGTGCTGAACAATAAAACCTTCCCTAAACAGCAGACGGCCCCAGGATCCGGGGGCACAACGGGCGTCACGGGCGGCACTGAACCTACCAGCCCCAGCCAGGAACCTTCAGTG GGTTTGACACCACCTTCAAGCTTAGCGAAGGGTCCGTTCTCACGCACTGTGTTGAAAACCGCATCAAAATCATTGGGAAAAACGGCCAAAGTACTGGAAGCTCAGGAGGTTTTGAAAAAGAAGCAG GAGGCGCTGAAACTGCAGCAAGACATGAGGAAGAAGAAACAAGAAATGCTTGAAAAACAGATCGAATGTCAGAAG GTGCTGATAAACCGCCTGGAAAAGAACAGAGGGATGAAGCCAGAGGAGAGAGCCAACATCATGAAGACACTCAAAGAACTGACAGAGAAGATCTCTCAGCTGAAGAATGAGATCAGCCCCACCTCACAAGCTACTGCCAACACCACACAAACAAAGTCAAAAACAGAT GCACAGAAAGAGTTGCTTGACGCAGAGTTGGACTTCCATAAGAAGCTGACATCAGGAGAAGACACCACAGATCTGAAGAGGAGGTTGGGTCAGTTGCAGGTGGAG GCAACAAGGTTGGGATTGATCTCGGCTGGGCGTGGCAAGCCACCAGCAGCACCAAGTCGAGGCCGAGGGAGGGGCCGAGGGCGGAGCCTGAGGGGGCGTGGAGGAGGCAATCACATGGTTGTAGACCACCGGCCTCGAGCCCTCACAATCATTGGCTTCAAACAGGAAGAGAAGGAGGAGCTCATGCCACATTTCATG AAATTTGGCGAGATTGAGGAGCTTCGTGACCATGATGCTACCAGTGTCGTGATGACCTTCAAAACCCGAAGTGAAGCAGAAAAC GCTGCAAACCAAGGGGCTAAGTTCAAAGGTCGAATTTTACAGATCTCATGGTACAGacccaaaactccatctgtgtcCACTGAACCAGAAGAGGAAGAGTCAAAGAAAGAG GAGCCAGTCAGCCCCTTTCTGCTtccagaggaagaggaagaagatgaCGATGAAGATGATGAATATGAAAGCCGCTCATGGAGGCGATGA